A region from the Deferribacterota bacterium genome encodes:
- a CDS encoding enoyl-CoA hydratase-related protein, which yields MTEYKNIIYNKKDNIATITLNRPNVLNALNFVLLSEIRDAILDAEGDDNIKVIVLTGSGDKAFSAGADIPEILKLSPIEAKNHALSIHDVTKHMEGIKKPIIAKINGLCLGGGNEIAMACDFRIASDNAMFGQPEVNLGVIPGAGGTQRLTRLIGRTKAMEIDMLGDMIDANEAYSIGLLNKVVPADNLDRAVDEFIQKLLSKSSVILEIIKLAINKGIEMDLDKALYYEAECFGSAASTEDFKEGLRAFQEKRKAQFKGK from the coding sequence ATGACAGAGTATAAAAATATAATATATAATAAAAAGGATAACATTGCCACTATAACCCTTAATAGACCTAATGTGCTAAATGCGTTAAATTTTGTATTACTGTCAGAGATACGTGATGCTATCCTTGATGCTGAGGGGGATGATAACATCAAAGTCATTGTATTGACTGGTTCTGGCGATAAGGCTTTCTCAGCTGGTGCTGATATCCCTGAAATACTAAAGTTAAGCCCCATAGAAGCAAAGAATCATGCTTTATCAATCCATGATGTTACCAAACATATGGAGGGAATCAAGAAGCCTATAATAGCCAAAATAAACGGACTTTGCCTTGGCGGTGGGAATGAGATAGCCATGGCCTGTGACTTCAGAATCGCCTCTGATAACGCAATGTTTGGCCAACCTGAAGTTAATCTTGGTGTTATTCCCGGCGCTGGAGGAACTCAAAGGCTTACAAGACTTATAGGCAGGACAAAGGCTATGGAAATTGATATGTTAGGCGACATGATTGATGCCAACGAAGCTTACAGTATTGGACTATTAAACAAGGTTGTTCCAGCTGACAATTTGGACAGAGCTGTGGATGAGTTTATACAAAAACTTTTGTCAAAAAGCTCTGTCATTCTAGAAATAATAAAACTTGCAATAAATAAAGGAATAGAGATGGATCTGGATAAAGCCCTATATTATGAGGCTGAGTGTTTTGGCTCTGCAGCATCAACTGAGGATTTTAAAGAAGGATTAAGAGCGTTTCAGGAGAAAAGAAAAGCTCAATTTAAAGGGAAATAA
- a CDS encoding zinc ribbon domain-containing protein codes for MAGIISYGSYVPRYRLNRNLIYQAMGWMNPANILNASGEKAVANFDEDSITMAVAASMNALRDMDRQSVEGVYFASTTMPYKERLNAGIIVAALGLNDQIRAADFSGGIKCGTTAFLAALEGVESKRVNNIVVTASDTRLGKPASAQELIFGDAGASVIIGTDNVIAEAKDSYSVTYDFVDHFRGEFARYDRQWEDRWIRDLGYMDILPEAVEGLLKKTGLKISDFTKIIYPCHYSGARKAINKKLGISSETEQDNLQQQVGETGSPHTLLMLTGALENSSPGDKILLVSFGSGCDAIYLEVTENIKNLPKRYGLSRSLSNRAELNNYTKYLVWRDTLPADAGLRSEEDKWTRWSQLWRMRREILGLWGVRCKKCGTVQYPTQSVCVNPKCGAIGEMEPYCFSDKVGHIVSFTGDNLAASLNPPAIYGQVIFENGGKYMFDFTDCDLESLSTGMSVEMSFRRKYRDYKRDISGYFWKAVPINKEV; via the coding sequence ATGGCAGGAATAATTTCTTATGGCAGTTATGTGCCACGTTACCGGTTAAACCGCAACCTGATATACCAGGCTATGGGCTGGATGAATCCTGCAAACATTCTAAATGCAAGCGGCGAGAAAGCGGTTGCAAATTTTGACGAAGATTCAATCACCATGGCTGTGGCAGCCAGTATGAACGCCTTGAGGGATATGGACCGTCAAAGTGTAGAAGGTGTATATTTTGCATCAACTACAATGCCTTACAAAGAAAGGCTTAATGCGGGGATTATAGTAGCTGCTCTTGGCTTAAACGATCAGATAAGAGCTGCTGATTTTTCTGGGGGCATAAAGTGCGGAACTACAGCCTTCCTTGCAGCCCTTGAAGGCGTGGAATCAAAGAGAGTAAACAATATTGTTGTAACTGCATCGGATACCAGGCTGGGCAAACCAGCTTCCGCTCAGGAGCTGATCTTTGGGGATGCAGGTGCTTCAGTAATTATTGGTACTGATAATGTAATTGCTGAAGCAAAAGATTCCTATTCTGTAACCTACGATTTTGTTGATCATTTCAGGGGAGAATTTGCCAGGTATGATCGGCAGTGGGAAGATAGGTGGATACGCGATCTTGGATATATGGATATTTTACCCGAGGCTGTTGAAGGTCTTTTAAAAAAAACAGGTCTTAAGATATCTGACTTTACAAAAATAATCTACCCCTGCCACTATAGTGGAGCAAGAAAGGCCATTAATAAGAAACTTGGCATTTCGTCTGAGACAGAACAAGACAACCTTCAACAGCAAGTGGGAGAGACTGGAAGCCCCCACACATTACTTATGCTGACAGGCGCTCTTGAAAATTCCTCTCCAGGAGATAAGATTCTACTTGTTAGCTTTGGCTCTGGTTGTGATGCCATTTACCTTGAGGTAACAGAAAATATAAAGAACCTTCCAAAAAGATATGGCCTTTCAAGAAGCCTCTCCAATAGAGCTGAGCTTAACAACTATACCAAGTACCTTGTCTGGCGGGATACCCTTCCTGCGGATGCAGGACTTCGTTCCGAAGAAGACAAGTGGACCCGATGGTCTCAGCTCTGGAGAATGAGGCGTGAAATCCTCGGGCTGTGGGGAGTAAGATGCAAAAAGTGTGGAACAGTTCAATACCCAACACAGAGTGTTTGTGTTAATCCAAAATGCGGCGCAATAGGTGAAATGGAGCCCTACTGTTTTTCGGATAAAGTAGGCCATATAGTGAGCTTTACCGGAGACAACCTTGCTGCCTCACTTAATCCACCTGCCATTTACGGCCAGGTGATATTTGAGAATGGAGGTAAATACATGTTTGATTTTACAGACTGCGACCTAGAAAGCCTTTCAACCGGAATGAGTGTTGAGATGAGCTTCAGGCGGAAGTACCGGGACTATAAAAGGGATATTTCTGGTTATTTCTGGAAAGCAGTGCCAATCAATAAGGAGGTATAA
- a CDS encoding acetyl-CoA acetyltransferase encodes MADGIKDKVAILGMGCTKFGERWESSEQDLILESFIECIEDAGIEKKDIQAAYFGTHIDEINVGKGGNPLAETLHLPYIPVTRTENYCATATEALRAACYSVAAGAYDIVLALGAEKLKDTGYGGLPEGAAFGTEMLMRGANATAPGLFAQLATAYAAKHKIPMDKLKDAMAHISEKSHANGALNPKAHLRKAVTAEQIKAAPMIAYPLGLFDCCGVSDGSAAAIVTTPEIAKSLKKNQGIITIKALQIAVSSGEEALYTEWDNAHLVTTRVAASKAYKEAGIKNPREEVSMMEVHDCFSITELITMEDLHISPKGGAYDDVMSGFYDLDGYIPCQVDGGLKCFGHPIGASGLRMLYAIYEQLLERVPEERKVKRLKYGLTHNLGGAPMRNVVSVAIIGRE; translated from the coding sequence ATGGCTGATGGTATTAAAGATAAGGTTGCAATTCTGGGAATGGGATGTACAAAGTTTGGGGAGCGATGGGAATCAAGCGAACAGGATTTAATACTTGAATCCTTTATTGAATGCATAGAAGACGCGGGCATTGAAAAAAAAGACATCCAGGCTGCTTATTTCGGAACACACATAGACGAGATAAATGTGGGAAAGGGTGGTAACCCCCTAGCAGAAACACTCCATCTTCCTTATATACCTGTTACAAGAACAGAAAATTACTGTGCAACAGCTACTGAAGCCCTAAGAGCTGCATGTTATTCTGTTGCAGCCGGTGCTTACGATATTGTGCTAGCACTTGGAGCTGAAAAGCTAAAGGATACAGGCTACGGTGGTCTCCCCGAAGGAGCAGCCTTCGGCACTGAAATGCTCATGCGGGGAGCAAATGCAACAGCACCAGGTTTGTTTGCTCAACTAGCCACCGCATATGCCGCCAAGCATAAAATTCCAATGGATAAGTTAAAAGATGCTATGGCCCATATATCTGAGAAAAGTCATGCAAACGGGGCGCTTAATCCTAAGGCTCACTTGCGTAAAGCGGTAACCGCTGAGCAGATTAAAGCAGCACCCATGATTGCTTACCCTTTGGGGCTTTTTGACTGCTGCGGAGTAAGTGATGGTTCTGCAGCAGCTATTGTAACCACACCAGAAATTGCAAAAAGCCTTAAGAAAAACCAGGGGATAATTACTATCAAAGCCCTACAAATAGCTGTGAGCTCAGGTGAAGAGGCGCTTTACACCGAATGGGACAATGCACATCTTGTTACTACAAGAGTAGCCGCCTCAAAAGCCTATAAAGAGGCGGGAATAAAAAACCCGCGTGAGGAAGTCAGCATGATGGAAGTACATGACTGTTTTTCCATCACTGAGCTCATTACAATGGAAGATCTCCACATATCACCCAAAGGTGGAGCTTATGATGATGTTATGAGTGGGTTCTACGATCTTGACGGCTACATCCCCTGCCAGGTGGACGGCGGGCTTAAGTGCTTCGGTCACCCCATAGGTGCGTCCGGACTAAGGATGCTTTATGCAATATATGAACAACTCCTCGAACGAGTACCCGAAGAGAGAAAGGTTAAGCGGCTGAAGTACGGGCTTACGCATAACTTAGGCGGTGCACCAATGAGAAATGTTGTTTCTGTTGCCATAATTGGAAGAGAATAA
- a CDS encoding pyridoxal phosphate-dependent aminotransferase family protein: protein MGDIFKKCYQFSYKVEELKKANKYFYYRKLSSIQGPEVVINGKKFIMLGSNNYLGLTENEMVKEAAINAIKTYGTGCAGSRLLNGSTELHEELEATIANFFSKEAALVFATGMQANLGALQALLNGNPLDSRPLAILDKYDHASIIDGCKLAQNDFKRYPHNDMRALELLLHCNINREKLIIVDGVFSMEGDLADLPSIISLAKKYSTRVMVDDAHGIGVLGDGGRGVAEYYNLMDEADIIMGTFSKSLATIGGFIASNKEVIEFIKHVGRSMLFSASLPPALVAAAKKAFEIIDNEPERRERLWKNTEFWLEGLKSLGYDIGKSSTPIVPVIIGDEEKTYEICKHLEELGIFVNPVVPPAVPPGRSLLRTSVMATHTEEQLERALDAFAKVKKHYETLQFTDK, encoded by the coding sequence ATGGGAGATATATTTAAAAAATGTTATCAATTTAGTTACAAAGTTGAGGAATTAAAAAAGGCAAATAAATATTTTTACTATAGGAAGTTGTCTTCAATACAAGGGCCCGAGGTTGTTATTAATGGTAAGAAATTTATTATGTTAGGGTCAAACAATTATTTGGGTTTAACAGAGAATGAAATGGTTAAAGAAGCAGCGATTAATGCAATAAAGACTTATGGAACTGGATGCGCTGGTAGCAGGTTGCTCAATGGATCTACTGAGCTGCATGAAGAATTAGAGGCTACAATAGCCAACTTTTTTTCTAAAGAGGCAGCTCTAGTTTTTGCAACTGGAATGCAAGCGAATTTAGGAGCTTTACAGGCTTTACTAAATGGCAATCCTTTGGATAGCCGTCCACTGGCAATATTAGATAAATATGATCATGCGAGTATTATAGATGGATGTAAGCTAGCGCAAAACGATTTTAAAAGATATCCTCACAATGATATGCGTGCCCTTGAATTATTATTACATTGTAATATAAACAGAGAGAAATTGATAATTGTTGATGGCGTTTTTAGCATGGAGGGTGATTTGGCAGATTTGCCATCTATAATCTCATTAGCTAAGAAATACTCTACTAGGGTTATGGTTGATGATGCACATGGTATAGGAGTATTAGGTGATGGGGGCCGTGGTGTTGCAGAATACTATAATTTAATGGATGAGGCAGATATTATAATGGGAACATTTAGCAAGTCACTAGCAACTATTGGTGGTTTTATTGCATCAAATAAAGAAGTTATTGAATTTATTAAACATGTGGGTAGATCAATGCTTTTTAGTGCAAGTTTACCACCTGCTCTTGTCGCTGCCGCAAAAAAAGCTTTTGAAATTATTGATAATGAGCCTGAAAGAAGAGAAAGATTGTGGAAAAATACAGAATTTTGGTTGGAGGGTTTAAAAAGTTTGGGTTACGATATAGGTAAAAGTTCTACACCTATAGTGCCTGTGATTATTGGAGACGAAGAAAAAACATATGAAATATGCAAACATCTAGAAGAACTTGGGATATTTGTAAATCCAGTAGTTCCACCTGCTGTTCCACCTGGTAGATCTTTGCTTAGAACAAGTGTGATGGCTACTCATACTGAAGAACAACTTGAAAGGGCGTTAGATGCTTTTGCAAAAGTAAAAAAGCATTATGAAACATTACAATTTACTGATAAATAA
- a CDS encoding NAD(P)-dependent oxidoreductase, giving the protein MKRILITGASGFIGSNLLEALQPKGYKLYALVRDPSKLETHNETVEIVKGDLTDSNLKLPEVDYVYHIAGVVKAKNYREFYDVNYIGTVNLVRNILKQKNKLKGFFFLSTLAINGGEEEIISFDTTENPKTHYAKSKLLAEYHLLKYSANFPIIIVRPTAVYGPGERELLKYFKFVKNGYGPILNKNSFYSFIFIVDLVNILLLLLEKENNIRGIVIASDGKKYLWDDVVKTLSKKMDIKPRFVYIPKFFVYVAAAVNTLLNYFRKKPSILTIDKIKEIFKKSWFCDISDLKNIIGYNPVYDLDKGLDLTLEWYKSNRWL; this is encoded by the coding sequence TTGAAGAGAATACTTATAACAGGTGCTAGTGGGTTTATAGGTAGCAATCTATTGGAGGCATTGCAACCTAAAGGGTACAAATTGTATGCCTTAGTGAGAGATCCCTCAAAATTAGAAACACATAATGAAACTGTAGAAATTGTAAAAGGGGATTTAACGGATAGTAATTTGAAATTGCCAGAAGTTGACTATGTTTATCACATTGCAGGGGTAGTTAAGGCAAAAAATTATAGAGAATTCTATGATGTTAATTACATTGGCACTGTTAATCTTGTACGCAATATTTTAAAGCAGAAAAATAAGTTGAAGGGTTTCTTTTTTTTATCTACTCTCGCTATTAATGGGGGTGAAGAAGAGATTATTTCTTTTGATACAACTGAGAATCCAAAAACACACTATGCTAAAAGTAAATTATTGGCTGAATATCATTTATTGAAATATAGTGCAAACTTTCCAATTATTATTGTTAGACCAACAGCTGTTTATGGCCCTGGTGAAAGGGAATTGTTAAAATATTTTAAATTTGTAAAAAATGGCTATGGCCCTATTTTGAATAAAAATAGTTTTTATTCCTTTATATTTATAGTTGATTTAGTTAATATATTATTGCTATTATTGGAGAAAGAGAATAATATTAGGGGTATTGTCATAGCTTCAGACGGGAAAAAATATTTATGGGATGATGTTGTAAAGACTCTTTCTAAAAAAATGGATATTAAGCCAAGGTTTGTTTATATTCCAAAATTTTTTGTTTACGTTGCTGCAGCAGTTAATACACTATTAAACTACTTTAGAAAAAAACCTTCAATTTTAACTATTGACAAAATAAAAGAAATATTTAAAAAAAGTTGGTTCTGTGATATTAGCGATTTAAAAAATATTATAGGGTATAATCCAGTCTATGATTTAGACAAAGGCTTAGATTTAACATTAGAATGGTATAAATCAAATAGGTGGTTGTGA
- a CDS encoding phosphocholine cytidylyltransferase family protein, with amino-acid sequence MRSITKAILLSAGQGKRLSPLTKDRPKCLIKINNITIIEHQINALNKSGIKDIIIVTGFKSVTVENYVNSIYGNLDLNIKFCYNPFYQVSDNLATCWITREEFNSDFLIINGDDIFESSLIEKLLSTNLSYITVAVNIKNKYDEDDMKVISDTKNNKLIEVGKHIDHNRANGEAIGIHLFRGKGTKLFKETVEKLMRDPSGLKKWYLSAIDMLAKKDIVSIYNVSDYKWCEIDFPTDLNKAEELVKKIESSTHDKYEKYKRSTEDKGN; translated from the coding sequence ATGAGAAGTATAACTAAAGCAATATTATTAAGTGCTGGTCAAGGTAAGAGGCTATCTCCTTTAACAAAGGATAGGCCTAAGTGTTTAATTAAAATTAACAATATAACAATAATAGAACATCAAATTAATGCACTTAATAAATCAGGGATTAAAGATATAATTATTGTAACTGGATTTAAATCCGTCACTGTTGAAAATTATGTAAATAGTATCTATGGTAATTTAGATTTAAATATTAAGTTCTGCTATAATCCTTTCTATCAGGTATCAGATAATTTAGCTACATGCTGGATAACAAGAGAAGAGTTTAATAGTGATTTTTTAATTATTAACGGTGATGATATCTTTGAAAGCTCTTTAATTGAAAAGCTATTGAGTACAAACTTATCTTATATTACAGTTGCAGTTAATATAAAGAACAAATATGACGAAGATGATATGAAGGTTATAAGCGATACAAAAAATAATAAATTAATAGAGGTAGGCAAACATATTGATCATAATAGAGCAAATGGGGAGGCAATTGGTATACATCTATTTAGAGGTAAAGGCACAAAACTATTTAAAGAAACAGTAGAAAAATTAATGAGAGATCCTTCTGGTTTAAAAAAATGGTACTTATCAGCTATTGATATGTTAGCAAAAAAAGATATTGTATCGATATACAATGTATCAGATTATAAATGGTGTGAGATAGACTTTCCTACCGACTTAAACAAAGCAGAAGAACTTGTAAAAAAAATTGAATCAAGTACACATGATAAATATGAGAAATATAAGAGAAGCACAGAAGACAAGGGAAACTAA
- the hisB gene encoding imidazoleglycerol-phosphate dehydratase HisB codes for MRNIREAQKTRETKETSINIYLNLDNYKDPSISTGIPFFDHMLTQIAVHSSFTLELKAKGDIEVDFHHTVEDTGIVFGQVLNEALNKKVGIARYGFALLPLDETLIEVALDISGRAFLNYDVQIERDKIGNFDTELIYEFLHAFVINSNVTLHITKRYGKNSHHIAEAIFKGLAHSLKNAVKITDNKIPSSKGLIGQ; via the coding sequence ATGAGAAATATAAGAGAAGCACAGAAGACAAGGGAAACTAAAGAAACCTCAATTAATATATATTTAAATTTGGATAACTACAAAGATCCTAGTATATCTACGGGAATACCCTTTTTTGATCATATGCTTACCCAAATAGCAGTGCACTCATCTTTTACCTTAGAACTTAAAGCAAAAGGAGATATAGAGGTAGACTTTCATCATACTGTTGAGGATACAGGCATTGTATTTGGACAGGTATTAAATGAAGCGCTCAATAAAAAGGTGGGTATTGCAAGATATGGCTTTGCCCTTCTACCTTTAGATGAAACATTAATAGAAGTTGCACTTGATATTAGTGGCAGAGCTTTTTTAAACTATGATGTCCAAATAGAAAGAGATAAAATAGGAAATTTTGATACTGAACTAATCTATGAATTCTTACACGCCTTTGTAATTAATTCTAATGTAACCTTACATATTACTAAGAGATATGGAAAAAATTCACATCATATTGCAGAAGCTATATTCAAAGGCTTGGCTCATTCATTAAAAAATGCTGTAAAAATCACAGATAATAAAATTCCATCCTCTAAAGGTTTAATAGGGCAGTAA
- the hisH gene encoding imidazole glycerol phosphate synthase subunit HisH codes for MISILDYGMGNIQSVYNAFLYNNIKAKVITEAKELNLADKLVFPGVSSFPDCIKELNRKNLTEALIQFINSGKPYLGICLGMHILYEISYEIMITNGLSIIPGKIERFSQKNINNKIKIPHIGWNNIKLVKENNLFKDIPDSTYFYFDHSFASFDIDHFNIATCDYGVSFSAAISKDNVYGLQFHPEKSAKYGLRIIKNFANL; via the coding sequence ATGATCTCTATCTTAGATTATGGAATGGGTAATATTCAAAGTGTTTATAATGCCTTTCTCTATAACAACATAAAAGCAAAGGTTATAACAGAAGCTAAAGAACTTAATCTAGCAGATAAACTTGTATTCCCTGGTGTTAGTTCATTCCCAGATTGTATAAAAGAACTAAATAGAAAAAATTTAACTGAAGCATTAATTCAGTTTATAAATAGTGGCAAACCCTATCTTGGCATATGCTTGGGAATGCACATATTATATGAGATAAGTTATGAGATAATGATAACCAATGGACTTTCTATAATTCCTGGGAAGATCGAAAGATTTTCACAAAAAAATATTAATAATAAAATAAAAATCCCACACATTGGGTGGAACAATATAAAATTAGTAAAAGAAAATAATCTATTCAAAGATATCCCTGATAGTACATACTTTTATTTTGATCATTCTTTTGCATCTTTTGATATAGATCATTTTAATATAGCCACCTGTGATTATGGAGTATCCTTCTCAGCAGCTATCTCTAAAGATAATGTTTATGGCTTGCAATTTCATCCAGAAAAAAGTGCAAAATATGGTCTTAGAATAATAAAAAATTTTGCTAATCTATGA
- the hisA gene encoding 1-(5-phosphoribosyl)-5-[(5-phosphoribosylamino)methylideneamino]imidazole-4-carboxamide isomerase: protein MIIIPAIDIYEGKVVRLLKGNFNKPTYYSGSPLDYINYFNKCGIKRVHIVDLNGAKDGSKINYDIIDEIVKNSHVNIQIGGGIRSIKRVEELFNLGVKYIILGTLSIKDVKQTIKIIERFPKKIILSLDAYNEIVLSNGWQKQTKLTIDDFLNIYNNLPVESIIYTDVSRDGTLEGYNITSLKEVCTKSNIPIIASGGFSCASDICKVKDIKNLKGIIIGKALYEEKIDLKNIVNIIKDEQNY from the coding sequence ATGATTATTATTCCAGCAATAGACATCTATGAAGGTAAAGTTGTTAGATTATTAAAGGGCAACTTCAATAAACCCACCTATTACAGCGGCAGCCCCCTTGATTACATTAATTATTTTAATAAGTGCGGTATTAAAAGAGTGCACATTGTAGATTTAAATGGTGCCAAAGATGGTAGTAAAATAAATTATGATATTATAGATGAGATCGTAAAAAATAGTCATGTAAACATTCAAATAGGTGGTGGCATTAGATCAATAAAAAGGGTTGAAGAATTATTTAACCTAGGTGTTAAGTATATTATACTTGGAACGCTATCCATAAAAGATGTGAAGCAAACTATTAAAATAATTGAAAGGTTTCCAAAAAAAATAATCCTATCCCTTGATGCTTATAATGAGATAGTTTTATCTAACGGCTGGCAAAAACAGACTAAATTAACAATTGATGACTTTTTAAATATATATAATAATCTTCCAGTTGAAAGCATAATATATACTGATGTCTCAAGAGATGGCACCTTAGAAGGTTATAACATAACTTCTCTAAAAGAAGTTTGTACAAAGAGTAATATTCCCATAATAGCGTCAGGGGGATTTAGTTGTGCTAGTGATATTTGTAAAGTCAAAGATATCAAAAATTTAAAAGGTATAATCATTGGCAAAGCATTATATGAAGAAAAGATAGACTTAAAAAACATTGTCAATATCATCAAAGATGAACAAAACTATTAG
- a CDS encoding phosphatidylglycerophosphatase A, producing the protein MNKTISTILLSTATLSILGKSKYMPGTIGSFAAIPIFYCFSNKILLFKLLFFIFIFIIAIISSDYYEKFYNIKDPKSIIIDETCGYMLVLLFIPFTYSYLISSFILFRVFDIIKLYPIKKIESIKGGFGIVLDDIAAGCYTLAVLWLWIVLI; encoded by the coding sequence ATGAACAAAACTATTAGCACTATTTTATTGTCCACTGCTACCTTAAGTATATTGGGAAAATCAAAATACATGCCTGGCACTATTGGTAGTTTTGCTGCTATACCAATATTTTACTGTTTTTCAAACAAGATATTATTATTTAAACTGCTTTTTTTCATATTTATCTTTATCATTGCCATAATATCCTCAGATTATTATGAAAAATTTTATAATATAAAAGACCCAAAATCTATTATTATTGATGAAACATGCGGATACATGCTGGTTTTATTATTTATACCATTTACATATAGTTATTTAATATCTTCCTTTATTCTTTTTAGAGTTTTTGATATTATAAAATTGTACCCTATAAAAAAAATTGAATCTATAAAAGGTGGATTTGGAATAGTTTTAGATGATATTGCAGCAGGTTGCTACACCTTAGCAGTTTTATGGTTATGGATAGTTTTAATATAA
- a CDS encoding competence/damage-inducible protein A: MDSFNINNSCAIFAIGNELLDGSTIDTNSSYISKKLVKNGFKVNQISILPDNLDIIVNTLKNSLNKHKIIITTGGLGPTFDDLTTKGISLVSEKKLILYNELLKDLEEKFRRRKKTLDQEQIKQAELPESSTIFRNSIGTAPGFAVKVNKSLIVALPGIPSEMKQIFNDYVLPYLTRQYQPNKTYTKDLYFSNITESAVNKVLLEEHITQKVNTTLNVSKGKIIVRLKSASDKLLNEALEVLQDKLRAYYFGADDETLEEVVVESLEKKNLTLSTAESCTGGLVGKYITNVPGSSNIYNGGVIVYSNEAKIKLLNIDKKLLEEKGAVSYEVARDMALNASSIFNTDVSVSITGIAGPGGGSPEKPVGLVYIGLYYKGKYKIFRYYLSGNRDNIRERSASIAMSLILRASRDEGIFGD; encoded by the coding sequence ATGGATAGTTTTAATATAAATAATAGTTGTGCAATATTTGCAATAGGAAACGAACTCTTAGATGGCTCCACTATTGATACAAATTCTTCTTATATATCTAAAAAACTCGTTAAAAATGGTTTTAAAGTTAACCAAATAAGTATATTGCCAGACAACTTGGATATTATTGTTAATACTTTAAAAAATAGCCTAAATAAGCATAAAATTATTATAACAACGGGAGGTCTTGGCCCAACATTTGATGATTTGACAACTAAAGGCATATCTCTAGTTAGTGAAAAAAAACTGATACTATATAATGAGCTCCTTAAAGATTTAGAGGAAAAGTTTAGAAGAAGAAAAAAAACTTTGGATCAAGAACAAATCAAGCAGGCAGAATTGCCTGAGTCTTCAACAATCTTCAGAAATAGTATAGGTACAGCCCCCGGATTCGCTGTTAAAGTTAATAAAAGCTTAATAGTTGCTTTGCCTGGAATTCCAAGTGAAATGAAACAAATATTTAATGATTATGTATTGCCATATCTGACAAGGCAATATCAACCAAATAAAACCTACACAAAAGACCTATATTTTTCAAATATAACAGAATCTGCGGTTAACAAAGTCTTATTAGAAGAACATATTACACAAAAGGTTAATACAACCTTGAATGTTTCAAAGGGAAAAATTATTGTTAGATTAAAATCTGCTAGTGATAAGCTATTAAATGAAGCACTAGAAGTACTACAAGATAAGCTTAGAGCTTATTATTTTGGTGCAGATGATGAGACATTAGAAGAAGTTGTAGTTGAAAGTTTGGAAAAAAAGAATCTCACACTTTCTACTGCAGAAAGCTGTACAGGTGGCCTTGTTGGAAAATACATAACAAATGTACCAGGCTCATCAAACATATATAATGGAGGCGTGATAGTATATAGTAATGAAGCAAAGATAAAATTATTAAACATAGATAAAAAACTTCTAGAGGAAAAAGGAGCCGTTAGTTATGAGGTTGCAAGGGATATGGCTTTAAATGCTTCTTCAATCTTTAATACAGATGTATCGGTTTCAATAACAGGCATAGCAGGACCAGGTGGTGGTTCGCCTGAAAAGCCAGTTGGATTAGTATATATTGGCTTATATTATAAAGGTAAATATAAAATCTTTAGATATTATCTATCAGGAAATAGGGATAATATAAGAGAAAGAAGTGCAAGTATAGCTATGTCATTAATACTCAGGGCTTCAAGGGATGAGGGCATTTTTGGGGATTGA